One window of Corynebacterium sp. P3-F1 genomic DNA carries:
- the tal gene encoding transaldolase: MTAIDRLAEAGTSTWLDDLSRDRIVSGNLAEIKAAKSLSGVTTNPAIFAKAMSSGTAYNEQIAELKAGKVGVDEAVYAMSVKDVQDACDLFLDVFEATGGRDGRVSIEVDPRHADDEERTVAHAKELWELVDRPNVMIKIPATDASLPAITQTLSEGISVNVTLIFSVERYQQVIDAYKAGIEHAAANGHDVSQIHSVASFFVSRMDTEVDNRLDVIGTDEARALKGKAGIANARLAYQLFLDSFGSDDGLPEGANKQRPLWASTGVKNPDYPADMYVTELAGPDTVNTMPEPTIDAVLNADNVHGDTLTGTADEAREVFEQLAAAGIELDDVVSVLEREGVEKFVDAWQELLESMPENLK, translated from the coding sequence ATGACCGCCATTGACCGCCTCGCCGAAGCCGGAACTTCCACCTGGCTCGACGACCTCTCGCGCGACCGCATCGTGTCCGGCAACCTCGCCGAAATCAAAGCCGCGAAATCTCTTTCGGGTGTGACCACGAACCCGGCGATCTTCGCCAAAGCCATGTCCTCCGGGACGGCCTACAACGAGCAGATTGCCGAACTCAAAGCTGGGAAAGTCGGCGTCGACGAAGCCGTCTACGCCATGAGCGTCAAGGACGTCCAGGACGCCTGCGACCTCTTCCTCGACGTCTTTGAGGCCACCGGCGGCCGCGACGGACGCGTCTCCATCGAGGTCGATCCCCGCCACGCCGACGACGAGGAACGCACCGTCGCCCACGCCAAAGAGCTGTGGGAGCTCGTCGACCGCCCGAACGTGATGATCAAGATTCCGGCGACCGACGCGTCGCTGCCCGCCATCACCCAGACGCTCTCCGAGGGCATTTCCGTCAACGTCACCCTGATTTTCTCCGTCGAGCGGTACCAGCAGGTCATCGACGCGTATAAAGCCGGCATCGAGCACGCCGCCGCGAACGGGCACGATGTGTCGCAGATTCATTCCGTCGCGTCGTTCTTCGTCTCCCGCATGGACACCGAGGTGGACAACCGCCTCGACGTAATCGGCACCGACGAAGCCCGTGCGTTGAAGGGCAAAGCGGGCATTGCCAACGCGCGCCTCGCCTACCAGCTCTTCCTCGACTCATTCGGCTCCGATGACGGACTGCCGGAGGGTGCCAACAAGCAGCGTCCGCTGTGGGCGTCCACCGGTGTCAAGAACCCGGACTACCCCGCCGACATGTACGTCACCGAGCTCGCCGGGCCCGACACCGTCAACACCATGCCCGAGCCGACCATCGATGCCGTGCTCAACGCCGACAACGTCCACGGCGACACTCTGACCGGCACCGCCGACGAGGCTCGCGAGGTCTTTGAGCAACTCGCCGCAGCGGGCATCGAGCTTGACGACGTCGTCTCCGTCCTCGAACGCGAAGGCGTCGAGAAATTCGTCGACGCGTGGCAAGAACTGCTCGAATCCATGCCCGAGAATCTGAAATAG